The sequence AGACAGTTTTCATAAACTGTTAGCCTTCTATGGTAATAGACAGATAAATGGATCTTCTCATGTGATGGACTGAAAAATGTTAGGTCTTAAAGTGACTTTTCTTTGCAGTCTTAAAGTTAGTGGGACCCCTGGTTTGAGTTCACGTCAGATGTCGTAGTTGCTCATGGgccttttccttatctttgtgaacaaacttttttttttcttctttgaaggtCTTGATGATGATGGTGACCCTAAAGGTAACTAcgcttttcttttgcttctctATGCATTCCATTTAATGGTAACTAGTGGCGTTAATAACTCTTGCACTGAATGTTCTACTCTTTGTTTGCTAGGTAGTGATACCACGCTCTTGCAGAGAAATGGAGATATAGCAACAGCAGAAACGCAGACTACCATGATAAATGGGTACAcctgcagtgactgcagcatGCTTTCTGAACGGAAGGAGGTTCTTACAGCCTactctgcttcttctgtgccatCTTCCAGAATTTACTCGAGGGACAGGAGCCAGAAACATGCATCTAGTAAGTAACTTTCTCTTGTGCTTTCCTGCGTAGCAGAATAGTACATGGCTTAGTTGGTACATTTTCGACGTAGTGCTAATTAAGTACTTTTTCTACCCTGTTATATTTTTCAATAATGAAATTATGGTGATTCTGTTTATGAAATACCTCTTACATATCGGTTGAACCTCCTAGTATCCTGATAGATTATATGTTCAAACTGATACAGAACACAATGGGTTGTTCGTCCAATGCAGGTGTTAGGTGTCTCTTGATCTGTTATTGGACCTACATTTGTCTGTCCGTGGATTTTCAAATAGGAACACTTCCACTGCAGCCCAATTTGTTATGTGATTTGAGTTCTCAAGATGGAGCAGAACAATTATTTTAGCAGTGCTTCTGTTGCCCAGGAAATTTCCGAGAAAGAACTTTCTTCTCAATGAACCTTCCAGTGTACTGGTGTTTTTTTAGGGTTTGAACCTCAACCACTTCAAAAATTGAACTCCAAAGAGTAAAACTATTTTCAAGTAGGCTTCTAGTGACTCACATTCCTGAAATGTGGAACtaaattttctgtaaataaggCTCTGCCTTTCCAAGGCCATCTCCATTCTCTGCAGAGTTAGCCTCAGTCTTGGCTGCGTCTGCCTGCCTCTTGCATAGCACCCTGAATTTCTTGATGGTTGGTAGTCCTCAGTGATCACTACTCAGGTGTTTCTTCAGTGgcctgaaattaaaaaaaaaattatatatatatatatatatacacacacacacacttttagGACTCTGTAGATGTATATTGTACATCATTCTTGAATGATGTATATTTTCAGTTAGCTGTAAATCTGTTTTGGACTGCATGGTgcagctttaaatattttgaggCAAGCTTTCCTTTCTGGAAATTGCATAGCATAGGTAGGAATTCTGTTGTCTTGACATAATGCGCTACTTGGTGACCCCGTATAAAAGCTTTTGTGTTCCAGAGTTTGTATTCACCAAGGAgaatcttaaaaatgaattcacCTTCATATGTTCTTCTGAACTTGAATCTGGATGTTTGGGTTAAATGAGTGCTGGGATGGAGGAGCCCAGAATCATGGCAGGCTCCTGGAATGTGACTGTTTCTAAGAAAGCAGCAGCGTGCAGGGCTTTGTTCCTGCTGCTCTCAAGGAGGATTGCCTCTTTAGCACTTGAGACACACCAATGCAGTATCTTTCTTCCCCCAGTGCAAAGGGGAGGAGATGAAAAGTTCTTTCCCTTTCAAACGAAAATTATTTGGAGTTTTGACCTCATAAAATCAGTATCAGAAAACGTTAGTTATGTAAGCGAGGATTTCATTGCGATTCATTGGAGTTCTTAATTCTCACCAAGGAAAGGTACTCTTGCCTTCAAGACGGATACCTTGGCATTTCCTACAGGTTACATAGTTtatgcaaaaacattttcctgtaaTACCAAATGCATCTAGACTTCTCAAATCATGCATGCTGCACTTTCACACTCCTGGCTGAACTAAAGCTTGTGATGCATCGTTCTCCTTTTCCTGCAAGCTAATGGTCACCAGTGAGTAGAGGTGCACCTTTATGTAGGCAAATAATCTGAGTTCACACTTCTTTCTCAATAGGAGGCACCTATTTCTACATGAGTAAGATCCTGCGATTGGTCAAACATACTGCAGCATCTCTTGCATCCCTATTAGTGCAACTATTTCAAATGGTTTTGCTGAAGCAGAGTTATGAATCCAAAGGTATCTTTTCAGTTGTCTTTCTTGGTTTCCACACAAAACCAGTGTGtgttttattgtgcttttttcttgCGGGCTTCTTCTCTGGCACTATGGTGTTTATCTATAGTCCTGGCTGGCTCctgtttttctatctttttattattatttttcaattctctCATTTGTGCTACACTTTTCAtgtctttcctctgttttcGAAATACCTGGATCCAGGTATGTGAGAAACATCTATGTTATAGTTAAGATTCAtgtgctgatttctttttttactagGAAATGGTAGAAGttgattttcaaaactgttctGTGTCATGGTGTGAAGTCTGAACTTCTTTCTGCCAGCATTTGGGCTGCCTTCTTACCTTTCTGTCCACTGCGTGCTCAAAGCTTCCTTCTATCTGTCTTGCAAAGCTGAAGGTGCAGTCGCTGCTCTGCACATCTTGCTTTCCTTGAAAAAGTTCaattcctctttgttttttcttctacatCACCTGCTCTCTGAGTGAAATTAAATGCTGGAGGCAGAAAGTAATTGATTTTTGTGATTGTATGAAACTTCTTTTTGATGTTCAGTCTGGTCCTTTCTGCCTTAGTGCTTTACAACCTGTGAGTGCTCTCTTCTCAGTTGCTTAAGATTTCTGTTGAAAGCAACACAAAGATGCGGTTCATCTGACAGGCTGGTGGGAGTAGGGATTCAGGATATAGAGAGTTGTTACTtagggttatttttttttttaaactaacttTGCTGTCTGAAaagagaactgtttttttttgttttgtttttttttgtttttaacaaaaatgccccttctttaaagaagaaagaagtagGATTACACAAGGTAGGCTTCTTCCAGGATCATTTTTCAGGTTTCCTTCAGGTAACCTGGCTTCTAATAGTGATCCAAGTGAGTTTATTTAAAATCCAGTGATAGGAAAGGCTGTGAGGTTGAGAATGATATTCTGTTTATCCTTTCTGGATATATTGCAGCTCACTCAGATTACTGTGGAAGCGTGAATATAAAGGAGTTTTACAGAGAGGATAGCCATCTTGGTGTAAATGAGGAATCCATCTGTAAGTATGACAATTCATGTGCCTTTAGCCTTGGGCTGTGCGTTATGTTGTTGCTATAACAGCAGTTTGTGCTTTGTGCCTCTATGGATGCTATCCAGTAAATGCTTACTTTCTAACTTAAATGCAGAGGGTAGAAAAGTGGTTACCTGGTGTACTGTACCACTGCCCCAGACAAGTTTTAGTCTGTTGGAATTTGCTTGATGTGTTTTGGCTTGGTAACTGTTAATATGAAGTAGACTTGTTCAGATTGTCTTGTAACGTTCTTGATTTGATCCTGGCTTTGTCCCATTAATCATCTGTTACCACAATCAACAGGTGATGACTGTAAGGGGAAGAAACAACTTGAAATACACACCACAGAGCACATGCAATCCTCAAGGGCTAAAAGGGTAGCAAGGACCATTTCGCACATCTTTTCTTATGCAGGTTGACTTGgaccttttttattttgcttttgtttttgcatcACAGTGTATCTCTGTTAATCATtcttattgttttgttgtttttatctttaTCCATCAGGTAGACTAAAACGTGAAGTGTTTAGGAAATTAATTTACTCACATCTTTTTCGTTTGGACTTACTGTGCTGATACTGGCTTTTGTACAGGCTTAGTAGACTGCTTACCTAGTTAAAACAAAGAGTGATGAAGGCACACACCTTgtgctttagaaagaaaattcagattgTTCGCTTATTGCGCTGTGGGGAAGTCTGTACTCTCGATAGGGTGGAAAGCTgcctttaaataaaagcaaggtgCAGGTATTGATATGCAGATCATTTGAATAAAGGGTTTTTAAcgttttatttttgttctagtGCTAGTCAATTTTTACAGGAATCTTATATAGTGATAGAATCTTCCCTGTGAGATGAGCGTTCCCTAGCTTGAATGGCAGAGGCATCAAGAATCTGTTGAATGCTCTTtgttcagcaaaggaaaatgatttgAGACACTTCATTCACCtaaatgctttgcaaaatatTGGGTTGGTATATCTATAATCCCTCAGATTAACCCAGACATAGCTGCTAATCTAAAAGTGTAGGATTATCTTCTAAGTTTGTATTACGTAGTTAGTTCTGTAGAGCGAGCAGTCCTAGTCCTAGATGCAGTAACTGTTGGCTTCTGTGGGGTTTCAGTTACAGCATTTTGTTATAGCATGCTGCATTTGACTCCTGCTTTCAAAGACTCAATTTTGACATGCTGAAGATCATCAGGAGTGTTCCATGTAATGAAAATACGTTGCTTGCATCTTGCAGTCAATagtgaatgttttctgtttatcagTACATCTTGGATAccattattaattttttctctgGGATTTTAAACTTTagttattccttcttttttaacatGACTGTAGATAATGAACTCAATGTAAAAATTAGAACAAGATGCTTGTGAAATGATGTGcttaaagcatattttaatggaattctttattttgcaattaTCTGTTACACTTGGCATGTTTATCTAAATGCCATGCTACAAAATGTGAACTTTGGCTGTTGTGAAGGAAGAAGTGGTTTTCTAACTACACAGGTCGTTGTCCATTACGCCTATTACTATACAAGATAATTCTGCTTCTAAATTGTCTTGGTTTTACCTAGGTTCATATTTATTagtggtttgttttgcttttaaatactgaTAAAAACCAAGTCTGTAGATTATGGAAGGGTATGGTTTAATACTGTGCAGAGCACGTAATGGTCAGGGGATGGAGTCTGTTCTACTGCATGTGTTGCAAAGAACCTTGAGCTTATTTATATGTTGCCACATAGTTAATTTGTTATAATCTAGGTTACTTTGTGCTTCACATGTTGCGAGCAGTGGGAGCGGCTGGATGGCTGGTGTCCCAGAAGGTGCTGTCTCTACTTTGGCTGGCCCTTCTTTCTCCAGGTTACTATCCTAattggtgtgtgtgtgtctgtgtatgttGCCTGTTCCTTCCTGGCAGAGTAGGAAGTTTGCAGTAGGTGGCTTACACTAATTCTGCTGTGCTTACGCTGTAGCTTTCATAAGTTGAGTGCACAAGCTACTGTGCTTTATTGACCAAAAGAGGCTTAATGAGGGAGTATACCTCTGTTCACAGACATAGTGGGAAACTAACTTGTCTGTTTCTTGAGGGGCTGAGTGTGTTAATAGCCCAGATAAAGGGTGTCAAGAAGAATGGGGTGTGTTTGGTTTGGTATTCGCTTTCTATCGTGGTATTCCTCTTAGTGAATTCATTCTGCTAATCTGTGCATTTCTTGAAGCATGCTGAGGTCTTCAGTGTGTGATAACTTGGACTCAACGTTTCTCACCAAATTTTCAGCAAGATAGCATTGTTGTGACCATTGAACACTTCATCTCTTTGCatggctgttgtttttgttgggtAGCTGAGGTTATAATGCTGTCATACTGTGATATACATCTATGTTAATAATCTGCGTGTTGCCTGTGCCTCGtgcatttctctgctctgcaaagTACTCTAGGCCACATCTGCATGTCCCTCTGCTTGGTTTCCTTGAATGTGTGCTGCAGTAACATCTCCTCTTTTGTCTTCTAGGGAGGGCAGCTTCTGGCATCTTCAGGTTGCTTCGAGCTGGCTGGAGTCAACTTCTTACTCTGATGTCTCTTCTCAAGGTGTTTATTCTTAGGAAGTATGTATCAGTTACAGATGCTTTTGTGAGCAAATTCTGTTCCCAGTTATCGTATGAAATATGATAATACCTTTTTCTTGCAAACTTTCTTCTCTAGATGCCTTCCAAACGTTTCCAAGCTATTGCTGTTTCTCATCCCACTGCTGTTTCTACTAGGTATGTGAATTGTGCAGGTATCACACCGGTCGGTGTATGCTTACTGCTGTTTTACCAAAGAAGTAATTCTAGTTGGACTGTTCATGGCAAAGATGCAGAAGCTAAAAATGCCAAGTTTTGGTTTGTGAACAATTTGTGAATGCTTTCGAAGTACTGGTGAGTCAGTGGGCTCTTGTCTCGTGACAGGAATaacttttgtttaatttcatagAGCTTTTTAGCCATAGCAAGTAATTATTAAAAcactgaagtctttttttctataTTCCCCTTTGCTGGCGCAGCACAGAGCTCATAAGGAGCAGGCTTTTGATTATTGTCAGTCTGCATAGAAGCTGCTTGCTTTTGGTTGCTGTCAGTGTCTGTGAAagtgtttatgtttttttattcatgcatggcaaagcattcttttttccaTACTCGAGTTGCCTGAAATACCACTACCTTAGATTAGCTGGCAGTGTTCCAGGCCAgttgtttctttgaaagaaaCTCCTATTTAAAGTATTTACTGAAGGTATTGagctatttctgaaaagcattttcatgtctttttatATCCTTAAAAAACTTCTATCAGAAACATGACAAGTTCTCTGGAGGATAAGAAAGCAGGAAGTTATGCTGTgtagaaaatgctgtttctccTCACTAATatattgcagaaataattataaTCTTTGTCAAATTCTATGTTTACGTGGAAGTGTAAGTTTCCTCCAACTTCTGTTAGACATTATGCAATGTGAAATGCAGTAAATAGGGTATAAGGCAAGATATTTTCCATTAAGGTGAAAATCATCAGTGAGTATGGCCTGTCTTATTGAATAAATGAGATCTGTGTCCCAGGGAATCAGTGGTATAAGATTAAGGATGTATCATATATAAGCAGAAGCTACCTGAAAGTGGTACTGATTAATGTTGCCTAATGTTCTTGGGTGCTTGACTTAACGATTTTGAAATTGGCCCATGTAGATAACTCGTATTCAGGCTGGAGTAGCCTCTACTGTGTGGCAAAACATGAGGTAGTTTGTGTCCTTAAATAGAAGGACAGTTTGTAGATTGAACTCcccttttgtttctgctcaCTGTAGGTTTATGGTTCTGGGGGTTTGATGGCTTCATTGCACTGTTGCCTGTGGTGAACCGGACAAGAATTGATAAAGTACAGAGCACAGATGACTCTGCTTACGTTCTTGATCCACAACCTCATTCTTCTCATTCTGTTCAGCCTCCAAAGGTAAGAGAGAACAGTCTAGGCACGAACTTTCTCTTAAGACCTCTTAACTCCTCTGTCTTCAGTATTTTGCAATAACCACTTGACACCCATgagtaataaaaattattttaatatattaaaaaaatatatctttctaCCTTAGGATACcgtaaatatattttattctgatcGTATAAGTgagctggaaaagcagatggCCTTCGTGTCGGACAGATGCCATCACCATGATGAAGAATATAGCAAAGTGATGCTTCTGCTCCATAATCttcaagatcaggttgcccagatgggtgacagaaatgaaatactgaagcTAATAAAAAATGTGATGGATCAACACCTTAAAGATAAGAGACCAGAAGAAAAGGTAAAGATGAGTCAGTTACTGACAGTTTCTGAGTCTGATCAAAGCACTGTTTTATTAATGCAGTTTATTAGTGACGTGACTTCTTACAATTCTCTTCCTGGTGCGGAATTAACTGTTATGCAGTAAATGGCAGGGAGTACTCGGTGATGTTCTTATTCCTTTGATATTGCTGATGAAGAATTACTTCTGGATAGATGGTCTAGGGTAGAATCTTTCGTTGCTAAAACGCAGCTGGATTTATTCTATTTTCACATAGAGAAGGAAGATTGTTGGGAATGTTAGTGATAGAGAGAGCTTTATGGTAACCTTCCCTGTGTATAACTACTGCTGAATCAAACCTTTCTGGTTTTAGTACAGACTTCAGAATTTCTCACACTACCTGCATATGTCATTTAAGCACTCTTGTAGGTTGTGATTGCAGAATGAAAGGAACACTGCGTTTTAGCAAATCTCACTTACGCTGTTTGTACTCagttcactgctttttttctttcctatttttaagaCTGACTTCCTGGCTTTACATCAAGAGCACAACATGCGCATCGTCACGTTGGAAGATCTTCTTAGAAAACTCTCTGCTGAATCTAAGGTATTGAAAATTAGCTTTGCTAACTAGATATAGTGGTAATGTTCTGATGAGATAGACAACAAACAAATTATCTTCTTCTATCTCAAAATCTAGTTTACTTCACTCTAGcttttcacatttgtttcaATCTCACTATTagtgttctttctcttctcccttcttggcattgtgttttcagttcaaattttcaaaaattatttgctcGACCAGGGAGCTGGGTGCTATTTGGAATAAAATCTTAGTGTACAGGGGCACAATATAAATTAAGTAGGAACGCAACCTTGTATAGGCAGTGCTAGAATGTCTCACTTTTCTATTTGATggtttttattctctttctgtcACTTGCATTACTTTGTTAAACcaatcttctgtttttgtttttaggacATTCAGAAGGAGCTTGAAATagccaaagcaaaaacaataaGGTATgagcacttcattttttttttcagctttgaaggTAACTAATGGTGATGgatgttatttttagaaatacaaCTATCAGTTGTTAGTTGTTGACAGACCTCTTGTGCTTTTGCAGACACaagatttctttctcaaacTGCTTGGTATACAGAAGTTGGTTTTGATGCaccttatatattttttatatttttaaattttatcgTCTCTAGCTTTCATAATTGGTTTTTGCTTTGTCAGCTATACTGCTGTCTACTAACATGCAGTGTAGtatcagggaaaaaaacctACAGAATTTCACAAAGTAGTTCCCTGATGGGAAGAGAAAACGCTTAATGTAAGAATAAGAATTCACAAAATTAGTTGAAATAGCTTTGGAGTGCTGGCTAATACTTCTTCCCACAGCACACGCTGAATGCTGATGATAGTAGTTGTGTAATCTGCTGCTTACAGGCTCAGCTGGAAACAACAACTTCATAGACAGATGTTAAGGTGACTTGAAACTTGCTCTAATCAGTGGCCAACTCAGGTGAATAAAGCTTGGCTGGTTTATCAAACCAGAAATCGATATATGTCTGAGTTACTAAGTTGTCAGGGTGGTGATGTTCTGAAAATCATTGCTTCTGGATTTGTTCAgaactttgaaatgttttgcttctaGTATCTTCATCCTTAGTATGTCTTAACACCTTCAAGGAATTGCAAGCTTACGATGTCTATCTCAGTGGATAACTGAACTAGGAAAGCACTTTGTTTTAGACGAATATATTCTCATGCCTTTCGAATTCGATGGAATGGTTGAAACTAATTGTTTCCTAATTGctgactatttttttctgtcagagaTGGTGATGAACATAATCAACTGTTATCCAGAGTTAAAAAGCTGGAAGTAGAGTTGTCTCAGGTGAAATCAGAGCTGTTATCTGGAGAAGGTGTGAAGAAGAGTTGTGAGAAAATAGATGTCATTCATGAAAAAGTGAGTTCTGGTAACCATCCTAGTAAAACTTCAGAAAGACTGTAGACATTGTTCACAGACTTTTTTGAAAGGCACTGCAAAAGTGATATGGGAGTAGtattcatcttaaaaaaaacagtagtgTTCTATGGAGTGAtactgtgaggttttttttttccattagagGGTAGCACCTTAGTAGATGAGCTTGTGGTTTGTTTTCACAATGGCAGCTTCATTTGCATTTGAGATAGTGCAGTATCAGCTGTATGTACTGTACTTTGCTGTTATAGCTGGCATATCTTGCCAACTCATGCaaatatggaaaagaaactCATGTAAAAGCAATAGTGATGTTTGTCATCTGAaacttatttcaaaaaataaggtccaaaaaacatgaaagcattCAGTAAGGCTCGGTTTGAATGTAGTCAATAATATGCAGCAGTCTTTAAGTTGTTATTTTAGTCCAAGCTGATATTTGACTGTTATCACAAGATACTCAAGCTATGTGTATGAAATCAAAGTATGCCATAGGTGAGCGGTCACTCAAGTGACTTGCTTAACTAGGCCTGGTAAGTACGCTGCTCCCCTTAGAGTTGTCACAGTCCCTTCTTTGAACTGTTGCAGTCAACTTTTCTATTCTGAAACATCAGACAGACTCCCTAATATAAAGCCCTTCATTAGCAGGACTTAGCTGCTCACCAAACCAATGAAGCATCCTGTTTGTCAATGTCTTCTGTGTAGTGGCCTGGTCTGTTATTCTAGTGTAAGTCATTGTAGCTAAAATACGTGTGAAAGCTAGGTTCCTCTGTAGTGCTGGAAGGATGTATTGACTTTTTCATACGTGCCTACTAGATAGTCTTTATAAACCATTAAGTAATACTAATCATTTCTATTATAATTGTTGGTGAATAGGTAGATGCCCAGGTTAAAGAATCTGTCAAGATGATGGTTTTTGGTGATCAACACAAGGACTTTCCTGAATCGCTTCTCCAATGGCTTACATCCAATTTTGTGACCAAAAGTGATCTGCAAACTTTGCTGCAGGACCTGGAGTTGCAAATTCTCAAGAATATTACTCTACAGATGGCTGTAACAAACCAAAGAATAACATCTGAAGTAGTAACAAATGCTGTGAATAACGCAGGGATTTCCGGAATCACAGAAGCAGTGAGTCAGCTAAAGTGATAAGAAGTTCAGATAAAATTGTCCTGTATATGCATTTAGTGGAACGTGACTGTCTTTATAAATGGTAATGATTTTAAGAGGTGCCCGAAAGATTAACTGTAATGGGTAGAACTGCAGAAAATTGAGTGCACTCTTACAGCTGTTATGTTGTCGACTCAgaatgtgcttttttcccccccctaAAAGTATGCTCTTTTGAGAACAGAAGAATTCCCAAATGATGTAAGTAGATGCAGGGAGGGTAGAAAATTccaattctgaagaaaacatcaGGCAAGACGTGGTATTAATTTGTCTTGAGCCATTCAgccaagtatttaaaaacaaccttCGTGTTGACTGAGGCTTTCAAAGACTCGTGATAGAGTACAGCATCTCAAAAGGATGTTTGCATCTTGACATGTGAATATATCAGTTTTTATCACTTCATATTATCTTTGACTTTCCACTCTGTTCTTCTGTGTCCATCTGTAGCAAGCACAGATCATTGTAAACAATGCACT comes from Numida meleagris isolate 19003 breed g44 Domestic line chromosome 13, NumMel1.0, whole genome shotgun sequence and encodes:
- the SUN1 gene encoding SUN domain-containing protein 1 isoform X4, with the protein product MGFCLSSLQTRRPVLEDPGTQILSKTEFCSSYSSDALDFEIEHKIDPVFDSPRMSRRSLRLAAAGFNKPDSARNDILQDSSYTGNVTYREQSSKTMRQRKNINKQSGGVRDMSRKNLSSSPIFNQSSFLSRGSDASMVSTVLDESSIREQTEVDHFWGLDDDGDPKGSDTTLLQRNGDIATAETQTTMINGYTCSDCSMLSERKEVLTAYSASSVPSSRIYSRDRSQKHASRGTYFYMSKILRLVKHTAASLASLLVQLFQMVLLKQSYESKAHSDYCGSVNIKEFYREDSHLGVNEESICYFVLHMLRAVGAAGWLVSQKVLSLLWLALLSPGRAASGIFRLLRAGWSQLLTLMSLLKVFILRKCLPNVSKLLLFLIPLLFLLGLWFWGFDGFIALLPVVNRTRIDKVQSTDDSAYVLDPQPHSSHSVQPPKDTVNIFYSDRISELEKQMAFVSDRCHHHDEEYSKVMLLLHNLQDQVAQMGDRNEILKLIKNVMDQHLKDKRPEEKTDFLALHQEHNMRIVTLEDLLRKLSAESKDIQKELEIAKAKTIRDGDEHNQLLSRVKKLEVELSQVKSELLSGEGVKKSCEKIDVIHEKVDAQVKESVKMMVFGDQHKDFPESLLQWLTSNFVTKSDLQTLLQDLELQILKNITLQMAVTNQRITSEVVTNAVNNAGISGITEAQAQIIVNNALKLYSQDKTGMVDFALESGGGSILSTRCSETYETKTALISLFGIPLWYFSQSPRVVIQPDMYPGNCWAFKGSEGYLVVRLSMKIYPTAFSLEHIPKTLSPSGNITSAPRKFSVYGLDDEYQEEGTFLGQYVYDQDGEPLQMFTVEKSENVFQIVELRILSNWGHAEYTCLYRFRVHGKPAE
- the SUN1 gene encoding SUN domain-containing protein 1 isoform X3, which produces MGFCLSSLQTRRPVLEDPGTQILSKTEFCSSYSSDALDFEIEHKIDPVFDSPRMSRRSLRLAAAGFNKPDSARNDILQDSSYTGNVTYREQSSKTMRQRKNINKQSGGVRDMSRKNLSSSPIFNQSSFLSRGSDASMVSTVLDESSIREQTEVDHFWGLDDDGDPKGSDTTLLQRNGDIATAETQTTMINGYTCSDCSMLSERKEVLTAYSASSVPSSRIYSRDRSQKHASRGTYFYMSKILRLVKHTAASLASLLVQLFQMVLLKQSYESKAHSDYCGSVNIKEFYREDSHLGVNEESICDDCKGKKQLEIHTTEHMQSSRAKRVARTISHIFSYAVGAAGWLVSQKVLSLLWLALLSPGRAASGIFRLLRAGWSQLLTLMSLLKVFILRKCLPNVSKLLLFLIPLLFLLGLWFWGFDGFIALLPVVNRTRIDKVQSTDDSAYVLDPQPHSSHSVQPPKDTVNIFYSDRISELEKQMAFVSDRCHHHDEEYSKVMLLLHNLQDQVAQMGDRNEILKLIKNVMDQHLKDKRPEEKTDFLALHQEHNMRIVTLEDLLRKLSAESKDIQKELEIAKAKTIRDGDEHNQLLSRVKKLEVELSQVKSELLSGEGVKKSCEKIDVIHEKVDAQVKESVKMMVFGDQHKDFPESLLQWLTSNFVTKSDLQTLLQDLELQILKNITLQMAVTNQRITSEVVTNAVNNAGISGITEAQAQIIVNNALKLYSQDKTGMVDFALESGGGSILSTRCSETYETKTALISLFGIPLWYFSQSPRVVIQPDMYPGNCWAFKGSEGYLVVRLSMKIYPTAFSLEHIPKTLSPSGNITSAPRKFSVYGLDDEYQEEGTFLGQYVYDQDGEPLQMFTVEKSENVFQIVELRILSNWGHAEYTCLYRFRVHGKPAE
- the SUN1 gene encoding SUN domain-containing protein 1 isoform X7, which encodes MGFCLSSLQTRRPVLEDPGTQILSKTEFCSSYSSDALDFEIEHKIDPVFDSPRMSRRSLRLAAAGFNKPDSARNDILQDSSYTGNVTYREQSSKTMRQRKNINKQSGGVRDMSRKNLSSSPIFNQSSFLSRGSDASMVSTVLDESSIREQTEVDHFWGLDDDGDPKGSDTTLLQRNGDIATAETQTTMINGYTCSDCSMLSERKEVLTAYSASSVPSSRIYSRDRSQKHASRGTYFYMSKILRLVKHTAASLASLLVQLFQMVLLKQSYESKAHSDYCGSVNIKEFYREDSHLGVNEESIWRAASGIFRLLRAGWSQLLTLMSLLKVFILRKCLPNVSKLLLFLIPLLFLLGLWFWGFDGFIALLPVVNRTRIDKVQSTDDSAYVLDPQPHSSHSVQPPKDTVNIFYSDRISELEKQMAFVSDRCHHHDEEYSKVMLLLHNLQDQVAQMGDRNEILKLIKNVMDQHLKDKRPEEKTDFLALHQEHNMRIVTLEDLLRKLSAESKDIQKELEIAKAKTIRDGDEHNQLLSRVKKLEVELSQVKSELLSGEGVKKSCEKIDVIHEKVDAQVKESVKMMVFGDQHKDFPESLLQWLTSNFVTKSDLQTLLQDLELQILKNITLQMAVTNQRITSEVVTNAVNNAGISGITEAQAQIIVNNALKLYSQDKTGMVDFALESGGGSILSTRCSETYETKTALISLFGIPLWYFSQSPRVVIQPDMYPGNCWAFKGSEGYLVVRLSMKIYPTAFSLEHIPKTLSPSGNITSAPRKFSVYGLDDEYQEEGTFLGQYVYDQDGEPLQMFTVEKSENVFQIVELRILSNWGHAEYTCLYRFRVHGKPAE
- the SUN1 gene encoding SUN domain-containing protein 1 isoform X5, whose amino-acid sequence is MGFCLSSLQTRRPVLEDPGTQILSKTEFCSSYSSDALDFEIEHKIDPVFDSPRMSRRSLRLAAAGFNKPDSARNDILQDSSYTGNVTYREQSSKTMRQRKNINKQSGGVRDMSRKNLSSSPIFNQSSFLSRGSDASMVSTVLDESSIREQTEVDHFWGLDDDGDPKGSDTTLLQRNGDIATAETQTTMINGYTCSDCSMLSERKEVLTAYSASSVPSSRIYSRDRSQKHASRGTYFYMSKILRLVKHTAASLASLLVQLFQMVLLKQSYESKAHSDYCGSVNIKEFYREDSHLGVNEESILGAAGWLVSQKVLSLLWLALLSPGRAASGIFRLLRAGWSQLLTLMSLLKVFILRKCLPNVSKLLLFLIPLLFLLGLWFWGFDGFIALLPVVNRTRIDKVQSTDDSAYVLDPQPHSSHSVQPPKDTVNIFYSDRISELEKQMAFVSDRCHHHDEEYSKVMLLLHNLQDQVAQMGDRNEILKLIKNVMDQHLKDKRPEEKTDFLALHQEHNMRIVTLEDLLRKLSAESKDIQKELEIAKAKTIRDGDEHNQLLSRVKKLEVELSQVKSELLSGEGVKKSCEKIDVIHEKVDAQVKESVKMMVFGDQHKDFPESLLQWLTSNFVTKSDLQTLLQDLELQILKNITLQMAVTNQRITSEVVTNAVNNAGISGITEAQAQIIVNNALKLYSQDKTGMVDFALESGGGSILSTRCSETYETKTALISLFGIPLWYFSQSPRVVIQPDMYPGNCWAFKGSEGYLVVRLSMKIYPTAFSLEHIPKTLSPSGNITSAPRKFSVYGLDDEYQEEGTFLGQYVYDQDGEPLQMFTVEKSENVFQIVELRILSNWGHAEYTCLYRFRVHGKPAE